In a single window of the Maniola jurtina chromosome 4, ilManJurt1.1, whole genome shotgun sequence genome:
- the LOC123864153 gene encoding ZZ-type zinc finger-containing protein 3 has protein sequence MEESQETPDYDGEFAFETDHLAIRGNKDYSELLKYIIQLEAQKINALHDIENLCETQNKALEDPVGFVQDLQCGKVNFPPHQKIEDLPVIDWSSYGIDTDIENDYKPTKEELESATKVRGRIFTDSKPETFNQLWSCEEQKRLEELLEIYPEELVEAKRYKKIANALGTRTPVQVMSRIQKYFAKLAKAGLPIPGRAPKRVGKDKTRSFFFKKSTFFPQLHVPVKMEDPYDSSETQDGTSLNIKSGNKSMLELLKAAKEQRLLDETLPVYQTKTMCVGCQKTGFLGARWTDNAGTDFCTDCIVKLLPAEKLIPIRQPV, from the coding sequence ATGGAAGAGTCCCAGGAAACACCCGACTATGATGGTGAATTTGCATTTGAAACAGATCACTTAGCAATAAGAGGAAACAAGGATTACAGTGAATTATTGAAATACATTATTCAATTAGAAGCTCAGAAAATAAATGCTCTTCATGACATTGAAAACTTGTGCGAGACACAGAACAAAGCTTTAGAAGACCCAGTAGGGTTTGTTCAGGATTTACAATGTGGTAAAGTTAACTTTCCACCTCACCAGAAGATAGAGGATTTACCAGTGATTGACTGGAGTTCATACGGGATTGACACTGATATCGAGAATGACTATAAACCAACTAAAGAGGAACTGGAATCTGCCACAAAAGTTAGAGGACGAATATTCACAGATAGCAAGCCAGAAACATTCAACCAACTGTGGTCATGCGAAGAGCAAAAACGGCTGGAAGAGTTGTTGGAAATATATCCTGAAGAACTTGTAGAAGCAAagagatataaaaaaatagccaaTGCCCTCGGGACAAGAACACCTGTACAAGTAATGAGCAGAATACAAAAGTATTTTGCAAAGTTAGCCAAAGCTGGCTTGCCTATACCTGGACGAGCACCAAAGCGGGTAGGGAAGGACAAAACCAGGTCATTTTTCTTCAAGAAATCTACATTCTTTCCCCAACTTCATGTCCCAGTTAAAATGGAGGACCCTTATGACAGCAGTGAGACCCAGGATGGAACATCACTAAATATAAAATCTGGAAACAAGTCCATGTTAGAATTGTTAAAAGCAGCTAAGGAGCAGAGGTTGTTGGATGAGACGCTGCCAGTTTATCAAACAAAGACTATGTGTGTAGGTTGTCAAAAGACAGGCTTTCTTGGTGCAAGGTGGACAGATAATGCTGGGACAGACTTTTGTACTGACTGTATTGTTAAACTTTTACCTGCTGAAAAACTGATACCTATTAGACAACCtgtttaa